DNA sequence from the Hyphomicrobiales bacterium genome:
CGGATTGAGCGAGCTTGAACATCATCACCAGGCTGGCCCGCCGGCTGCCGCTGCCCTTGGTGCGGCGATGGCGTAAACGAATCGTGGCGAAGGTGCTCTCGATGGGATTGGTTGTCCGCAGGTGCTTCCAGTGCTCGGCCGGGA
Encoded proteins:
- a CDS encoding IS256 family transposase is translated as PAEHWKHLRTTNPIESTFATIRLRHRRTKGSGSRRASLVMMFKLAQSAQKHWKRLNGHQHIIHLLEGKKFIDGIMQDAA